A window of the Brassica napus cultivar Da-Ae chromosome A2, Da-Ae, whole genome shotgun sequence genome harbors these coding sequences:
- the LOC106410473 gene encoding uncharacterized protein LOC106410473, translating to MSSSSSDGVDEAFEEYFDEEFDNILNSLLDEQATNPKKRNYIERDREQGHIQLWNDYFDENPTYTTDMFRRRFRMNKPLFLRIVERLTTGVTYFQQRVNSHGRKGLSPLQKCTAAILMLAYGQSGDTYDEYLRLGESTALLCLEHFTNGIIHFFGDEYLRIPTAEDLQRLLDIGEARGFPGMIGSIDCMHWEWKNCPTAWRGQYTRGSGKPTIVLEAVASEDIWIWHAFFGLPGTLNDINVLDRSPVFDDIIKGRAPTVKFKVNNHTYLTDGIYPNWSTFIQSISLLQGDKAELFAKHQESTRKDVERAFGVLQARFAIVKNPGRLWDKEKLGKIMRCCIILHNMIVENERGKYSLTDTSQFESGESSRGSKVTRRESLHSTNMLGMRNEVRDSGKHERLKADLVENVWQTFENDQ from the coding sequence ATGTCGTCCTCATCATCCGATGGAGTAGATGAAGCTTTTGAAGAATATTTTGACGAAGAATTTGATAATATCCTCAACTCCCTACTTGATGAACAAGCCACCAACCCAAAGAAACGGAATTATATCGAAAGAGATCGGGAACAAGGCCACATTCAACTATGGAACGACTATTTTGACGAAAATCCTACTTACACAACGGACATGTTTAGGCGGcgttttagaatgaacaaaccattgttccttcgcattgtcgaGCGGCTAACTACAGGTGTTACGTACTTTCAGCAACGAGTAAATTCTCACGGAAGGAAAGGGCTCTCACCACTTCAAAAATGTACGGCAGCTATACTTATGCTCGCATATGGTCAATCGGGAGATACGTATGACGAATATCTTCGACTCGGTGAAAGTACTGCTCTTTTATGTTTGGAACATTTTACTAATGGGATAATACACTTTTTTGGTGATGAGTATCTAAGAATACCTACGGCAGAAGATCTTCAACGAttactcgatattggagaggcACGCGGGTTTCCCGGGATGATTGGCAGcattgattgtatgcattgggagtggaaaaactgcccaacgGCTTGGAGAGGGCAGTACACACGAGGttcaggaaagccgacaattgtcttagaggcTGTGGCATCAGAAGAtatttggatatggcacgcatttttcggattaccaggtacccttaacgatatcaatgttcttgatcggtctcctgtttttgatgacatcatAAAAGGTCGAGCACCTACAGTTAAattcaaggtcaacaaccacacttaccttactgacggaatttatccaaattggtcgacatttatccaatctatctcaCTTCTTCAAGGTGATAAAGCAGAGCTGTTTGCTAAACATCAAGAATCcaccagaaaagatgtcgaacgagCTTTTGGGGTATTGCAAGCGAGGTTTGCAATAGTCAAAAACCCAGGCCGACTATGGGACAAGGAAAAGttagggaagattatgagatGTTGTatcatattgcacaatatgattgTGGAGAACGAACGAGGAAAATACAGTCTAACTGATACTTCTCAGTTCGAGTCAGGAGAGTCGAGCAGAGGTTCGAAGGTCACAAGGCGAGAAAGTTTGCATTCCACTAACATGCTAGGCATGCGCAATGAAGTTCGAGATTCAGGAAAACATGAacgtttgaaagctgatttagttgaaaatgtATGGCAAACATTTGAAAACGATCAATAA
- the LOC125588401 gene encoding MATH domain and coiled-coil domain-containing protein At3g58200-like has translation YLNIEHSDSESLISAPQREVFAELIFFVYNKKENEYFTIQDVEVKSFNALKTVCGLPQGNQCEFGIDVIVPSPLTNWEILSFNEKLQNPKFSWTVKNFSKLKEDKYASKSFSMGAMQWVLWLYPKGDSRADGKWLSLYLVLSDSNTLKADEKILTQANLRVLDPLRSNHLERKLNHWHNETNSGWGWNKFLSLAELRKSYLDTEDALTVEIEFEVVSATRYSPSI, from the exons TATCTGAACATTGAACATTCCGACAGCGAAAGCTTGATATCAGCACCACAACGTGAGGTGTTCGCGGAACTCATTTTCTTTGTCTACAACAAGAAAGAAAACGAGTACTTCACTATTCAAG ATGTCGAAGTAAAGAGTTTCAATGCACTTAAGACAGTGTGTGGGCTGCCGCAA GGAAATCAATGTGAGTTTGGTATTGATGTCATTGTTCCTTCACCCCTCACCAATTGGGAGATCCTCTCTTTCAATGAGAAACTCCAGAACCCCAAGTTCTCTTGGACTGTTAAGAATTTTTCAAAGTTGAAAGAGGATAAATACGCATCAAAAAGTTTCTCAATGGGAGCAATGCAATG GGTTCTGTGGCTGTATCCGAAGGGTGACTCTAGAGCAGATGGGAAATGGCTATCCCTTTATCTGGTTTTGTCTGACAGCAATACACTAAAAGCGGACGAGAAGATTTTGACGCAAGCAAATTTGCGAGTTCTAGACCCACTTAGATCCAATCACTTGGAACGCAAAC TGAACCATTGGCACAATGAAACAAATTCTGGTTGGGGCTGGAATAAGTTTTTGTCTTTAGCTGAACTTCGGAAGTCTTACTTGGACACGGAAGACGCGTTGACCGTTGAGATCGAATTTGAAGTTGTTTCTGCTACCAGATATTCTCCCAGTATTTAA
- the LOC106410464 gene encoding ubiquitin C-terminal hydrolase 12 isoform X2, with the protein MSTGSGVVSTIVKKWREHPPSSYCLKVDNFKQLEKFTTSSDDKYQSRLFSAGGYNWKLIVYPKGNKKDNGKGFISMYVEIDSKSLKSEQQCEVFAELIFFVYNKKENKYFTVQDVEVKRFNALKTVWGLRQVLPFDSFNNPVNGYVFEEDQCEFGVDVVVPSPLTNWEILSFNEKLQKPKFSWTVKKFSQLKEHEYTSKKFSVGERNWVLKLYPKGNSREDDKWLSVFLHSADSDAPKADEKIFVQAKLRVLDPHGSNHKAYQMDT; encoded by the exons ATGAGTACAGGCTCAGGAGTTGTATCTACAATTGTGAAGAAGTGGAGAGAGCATCCACCTTCTTCTTATTGCCTCAAGGTTGACAACTTCAAACAACTTGAGAAGTTCACAACATCCTCTGATGATAAATACCAATCTCGTCTTTTCTCTGCTGGTGGATATAACTG GAAACTGATCGTATATCCAAAAGGGAACAAAAAGGACAATGGAAAAGGATTCATTTCGATGTATGTGGAAATAGACAGCAAAAGCTTAAAATCAGAACAACAATGTGAGGTGTTTGCTGAACTCATTTTCTTTGTCTAcaacaagaaagaaaacaaatactTTACTGTTCAAG ATGTAGAAGTAAAGAGGTTCAATGCACTTAAGACAGTGTGGGGGTTACGGCAAGTTCTTCCATTTGATTCATTCAACAATCCTGTAAACGGTTATGTCTTTGAGGAAGATCAATGTGAGTTTGGTGTTGATGTCGTTGTTCCATCACCCCTTACCAACTGGGAGATTCTCTCTTTTAATGAGAAACTCCAAAAACCCAAGTTCTCTTGGACTGTTAAGAAGTTTTCTCAGTTGAAAGAGCATGAATACACGTCAAAAAAATTCTCAGTGGGAGAAAGAAACTG GGTTTTAAAGCTGTACCCAAAGGGAAACTCTAGAGAAGATGACAAATGGTTATCAGTTTTCCTGCATTCAGCTGATAGTGATGCACCAAAAGCAGATGAGAAGATTTTCGTGCAAGCAAAGTTACGAGTTCTAGACCCACATGGATCCAATCACAAGGCATaccaaa TGGACACCTGA
- the LOC106410464 gene encoding ubiquitin C-terminal hydrolase 12 isoform X1: protein MSTGSGVVSTIVKKWREHPPSSYCLKVDNFKQLEKFTTSSDDKYQSRLFSAGGYNWKLIVYPKGNKKDNGKGFISMYVEIDSKSLKSEQQCEVFAELIFFVYNKKENKYFTVQDVEVKRFNALKTVWGLRQVLPFDSFNNPVNGYVFEEDQCEFGVDVVVPSPLTNWEILSFNEKLQKPKFSWTVKKFSQLKEHEYTSKKFSVGERNWVLKLYPKGNSREDDKWLSVFLHSADSDAPKADEKIFVQAKLRVLDPHGSNHKAYQSIFFSFFY from the exons ATGAGTACAGGCTCAGGAGTTGTATCTACAATTGTGAAGAAGTGGAGAGAGCATCCACCTTCTTCTTATTGCCTCAAGGTTGACAACTTCAAACAACTTGAGAAGTTCACAACATCCTCTGATGATAAATACCAATCTCGTCTTTTCTCTGCTGGTGGATATAACTG GAAACTGATCGTATATCCAAAAGGGAACAAAAAGGACAATGGAAAAGGATTCATTTCGATGTATGTGGAAATAGACAGCAAAAGCTTAAAATCAGAACAACAATGTGAGGTGTTTGCTGAACTCATTTTCTTTGTCTAcaacaagaaagaaaacaaatactTTACTGTTCAAG ATGTAGAAGTAAAGAGGTTCAATGCACTTAAGACAGTGTGGGGGTTACGGCAAGTTCTTCCATTTGATTCATTCAACAATCCTGTAAACGGTTATGTCTTTGAGGAAGATCAATGTGAGTTTGGTGTTGATGTCGTTGTTCCATCACCCCTTACCAACTGGGAGATTCTCTCTTTTAATGAGAAACTCCAAAAACCCAAGTTCTCTTGGACTGTTAAGAAGTTTTCTCAGTTGAAAGAGCATGAATACACGTCAAAAAAATTCTCAGTGGGAGAAAGAAACTG GGTTTTAAAGCTGTACCCAAAGGGAAACTCTAGAGAAGATGACAAATGGTTATCAGTTTTCCTGCATTCAGCTGATAGTGATGCACCAAAAGCAGATGAGAAGATTTTCGTGCAAGCAAAGTTACGAGTTCTAGACCCACATGGATCCAATCACAAGGCATaccaaagtatttttttttcctttttttactAA
- the LOC106410446 gene encoding uncharacterized protein LOC106410446, producing MSSSSEIVSTIVKKWREHPPSSYSLKVDNFKQLEKSTTSSDDKYQSRLFSSGGYNWKLIVYPQGNKKDNGEGFISMYVEIDSESLTSTPQCDVFAELIFFVYNKKENKYFTIQDVEVKRFNALKKIWGLQQVLPSDAFNKLENGYIFEGDQCEFGVEVIVPSPLTKWEILSFNEKLQYPKFSWTVEKFSQLKEDNYISNTFSMGAWKWVLWLYPKGESRADGKWLSLYLVLADSNTLKADEKILTQANLRVLDPLRSNHLERKLNHWHNETNSGWGWNKFLSLAELRKSYLDTEDALTVEIEFEVVSATKYSPII from the exons ATGAGTTCAAGCTCAGAAATAGTATCTACAATTGTGAAGAAGTGGAGAGAGCATCCACCTTCTTCTTACTCCCTCAAGGTTGACAACTTCAAACAGCTTGAGAAGTCAACAACGTCCTCTGATGATAAATACCAGTCTCGTCTTTTTTCCTCGGGCGGATATAACTG GAAACTGATCGTATACCCACAAGGGAACAAAAAGGACAATGGGGAAGGATTCATTTCGATGTATGTGGAAATAGACAGCGAAAGCCTGACATCAACACCACAATGTGACGTGTTTGCGGAACTCATTTTCTTTGTCTAcaacaagaaagaaaacaagTACTTTACTATTCAAG ATGTAGAAGTAAAGCGGTTCAATGCACTTAAGAAAATATGGGGGTTGCAGCAAGTTCTTCCATCTGATGCTTTCAATAAACTTGAAAACGGATACATCTTCGAGGGAGATCAATGTGAGTTTGGTGTTGAGGTCATTGTTCCTTCACCCCTTACCAAATGGGAAATCCTCTCTTTTAATGAGAAACTCCAGTATCCCAAGTTCTCTTGGACTGTTGAGAAATTTTCTCAGTTGAAAGAAGATAACTACATATCAAACACTTTCTCAATGGGAGCATGGAAATg ggTTCTGTGGCTGTATCCGAAGGGTGAGTCTAGAGCAGATGGCAAATGGCTATCCCTTTATCTGGTTTTGGCTGATAGCAATACACTAAAAGCGGACGAGAAGATTTTGACGCAAGCAAATTTGCGAGTTCTAGACCCACTTAGATCCAATCACTTGGAACGCAAAC TGAACCATTGGCACAATGAAACAAATTCTGGTTGGGGCTGGAATAAGTTTTTGTCTTTAGCTGAACTTCGGAAGTCTTACTTGGACACGGAAGACGCGTTGACCGTTGAGATCGAATTTGAAGTTGTTTCTGCTACCAAATATTCTCCCATTATCTAA